A stretch of the Campylobacteraceae bacterium genome encodes the following:
- a CDS encoding DNA-directed RNA polymerase subunit omega, translating into MRLEERISNALEKVDNDRYILALAVGQRADELSKGAKPLLEKNTLNMKYTDIAIDEIATGLLVIDGLVDKK; encoded by the coding sequence ATGAGACTAGAAGAAAGAATTTCAAATGCATTAGAAAAAGTTGACAATGACAGATATATCTTAGCATTAGCTGTAGGTCAAAGAGCAGATGAATTAAGCAAAGGTGCTAAACCTTTATTAGAAAAAAATACTTTAAACATGAAATATACTGATATAGCAATTGATGAAATAGCTACTGGTTTATTAGTAATTGATGGATTAGTTGACAAAAAATAA
- a CDS encoding UMP kinase, protein MNNKRVLVKFSGEALAGDAGYGIDTKILNYISEEIKELVDNGIQVGIVIGGGNIIRGVTAAADGVIKRTSADYMGMLATVINGVAMQEALEHIGLKARLQTAIKMEQIAESFIVKRAQRHLEKGRVVIFAAGTGNPYFTTDTAATLRANEIGACMLIKATKVDGIYNKDPMKYNDAVKLDVVSYDQALEDNIKVMDDTAIALAKENNLPIVVMNMNEKGNLLKIIQGDYSKCSVVKN, encoded by the coding sequence ATGAATAATAAAAGAGTACTTGTTAAATTTTCAGGTGAAGCACTCGCAGGCGATGCAGGATATGGTATTGATACAAAAATATTAAATTATATATCAGAAGAAATTAAAGAATTAGTTGACAATGGCATCCAAGTTGGGATAGTTATTGGTGGTGGAAATATTATTAGAGGTGTTACTGCTGCTGCTGATGGTGTTATTAAGAGAACAAGTGCGGATTATATGGGTATGTTAGCAACTGTTATAAATGGCGTTGCTATGCAAGAGGCATTAGAGCATATTGGTTTAAAAGCAAGATTACAAACAGCTATAAAAATGGAACAAATTGCAGAATCTTTTATTGTAAAAAGAGCGCAAAGACACTTAGAAAAAGGTCGAGTGGTTATTTTTGCAGCAGGAACTGGTAATCCTTATTTTACAACAGATACAGCTGCTACTTTACGTGCAAATGAAATTGGTGCGTGTATGTTAATAAAAGCTACCAAAGTAGATGGAATTTATAATAAAGATCCAATGAAATATAATGATGCTGTTAAATTAGATGTGGTATCGTATGATCAAGCATTAGAAGACAATATAAAAGTTATGGATGATACAGCTATTGCATTAGCAAAAGAAAATAATCTTCCAATTGTGGTTATGAATATGAATGAAAAAGGAAACTTATTGAAAATCATCCAAGGTGATTATTCTAAGTGTTCTGTAGTAAAAAATTAA